The Salvia miltiorrhiza cultivar Shanhuang (shh) chromosome 1, IMPLAD_Smil_shh, whole genome shotgun sequence genome has a window encoding:
- the LOC130998336 gene encoding WUSCHEL-related homeobox 4-like produces the protein MKVHQFARGFRDCKRLRPLAPAPFNFIRHGSSDYQKRESTQAEAPAPGGTRWNPTQEQIGILEMLYQGGMRTPNAHQIEQITAQLANYGKIEGKNVFYWFQNHKARERQKQKRGLSPRQPPPSPFATGEDLDCSAQKRKCRSWAFDQVDYRYCREEEEGVEDRTLELFPLHPEGRS, from the exons ATGAAGGTTCACCAGTTCGCACGTGGGTTCCGGGACTGCAAGCGCCTCCGCCCCCTCGCCCCCGCCCCCTTCAACTTCATCAGACATGGATCCTCGGATTATCAGAAAAGAGAATCAACTCAG GCGGAAGCGCCGGCGCCGGGTGGGACGAGGTGGAATCCGACTCAAGAACAGATCGGAATACTGGAGATGCTGTACCAAGGCGGCATGCGAACGCCCAACGCCCACCAAATCGAGCAGATCACTGCGCAGCTCGCCAACTACGGCAAGATCGAAGGCAAAAACGTGTTTTATTGGTTCCAAAACCATAAGGCGCGAGAGCGCCAGAAGCAGAAGCGCGGCCTCAGCCCCCGCCAACCACCGCCTTCTCCATTTGCCACG GGAGAGGATTTAGATTGTAGCGCGCAGAAAAGAAAGTGCAGATCGTGGGCGTTTGATCAAGTAGATTACAGATATTGtagagaggaagaagaaggagttGAAGATAGAACCCTGGAGTTATTCCCTTTGCACCCTGAAGGAAGATCTTGA